The DNA segment gtttccaacctcactaatgctcttgtggctgaatggaagcaagtccccgcagcaatattccaacatctagtggaaagccttcccagaaaagtgaatttaaaaaaactaaatatagctctctctctctgtctcgttctctctctctccttaatttttaaataaatgaatttgttaaaaaaaatgcaactcttgtctttctctctctgagtctctctccctctctgagtcaactactcacttCTCTCCGAGTCAACTACtcactgttatagcagcaaaggggagacaaactccatatcaatgcccatgattttggaataagatgctTGACCAgcaatacttattttccaccataacttgcaaataaattcataaaaaatcctacaatgtgattttctggattttttttctcattttgtctgtcatagttgaagtgtacctatgatgaaaattacaggcctctctcatctttttaagtgggagaacttgcacaattggtggctgactaaatacttttttgccccactgtatattttgaGCTGCATATTTCTTATGGCAATTTACAATTTTATGTTTGTGCTGCACCTGATCCTatagctgtacagcaaatcaGCAGTCTGTTCTCTAGCGCACTCGACatgtgttgattgacagtttgctgGTCCAATCAGAGTGCCGAGTGTGCGTTTCACTGTTGCATGTTTTTTTCTATCAAGTCTCAAATCATCAAATTGGTGACTTGAGTCAGACttgagtccaagtcatgtgactcaaGTCCACAACTGGTTATGATAAGAAGGGTTGGCTTAGAACgttttttttttgcctggtcacagacatctgatgtgttgtgcactgaagtccacaagcgaagggaaaactgtgagaggatgagagtgcgtagatgcgagaaggaattatacaacgagcaaaatgttcatgctgtttgtatgtggctgctatttTTTATTTAAGCTTTATTTTATCGGGTGGTCATATTGAGATCAAGGTCACTTtaacagatgagccctgaatgacagaaatgacagaaaatacacacatcaatataaatacaaaatgcaaaCAGAAAGAAAAATACGGTCCTAAAAAAACgaacacattcatcagtaataaggtttTCAATCagctttctggtagagaatgcagtgatgagtactaaaaatgttgcctgtaataaaGTGTAGTGTGATATAATAAACTGCATCTAACGGCTTATATGGCAGCAGCTGCGTTCATACAGATGATGTCGCGTAGTCTAGGGCCGATGGGAAAGTCGactatgaaagtgaactgcgtTTGCGCGTGACCAGGGGTgccaccgattctgttgaaaaacctttcttaaacggaagcaaacagaacaaaacggggataaacatacctgaatttgtcctgTAAAAAATtggtttgcaactgttggactaatgattacaccctaaaTCAGCTAGAAGCAGGCGGTGTGCAAGTGTGCAAGgcgatattgaatgtgtcacttgtctgtcaccttgattactcaaaatgttctctcgacctgtgcaccgacgttgtaaactttaattcataggctcGGTTATAGCAACATCATGATGGGTATAaggaaaattagagtatcatgtagtagcctaaccctatcaatgttacattgaactggctAAATGGAATagaaatgacagtcatccaatatgctgtagtagaaataaggccatgctcattaacaAGGAaaatcttcctccctcatcttaaacatcACCGACTGCCActggtgtgagtgtgagtgagattAAAGTGGTGCCAATTTGTTGAGAGTGGTATATTTAGGCAGGAAGCGGCTGGTTCCTGGTAGTACTCCTTAGATCATTGTATCCTTTGATGTGGTCATTGTAGTGTGATCTGGCTTCAAAGCCACTGGAGGACTGACTCCACTACCAGCCATACTGGGCTCTGGGAGACAGCGTGGCCTGGGGCTCGGCTTACACTCACCTCTGACCCCCCTATAGACCTATGTGCTGTGGATGTACAGGGCCCGGCACTGTAGAAACAGAAGGGGTAGAATAGGcttatatacagtgtattcggaaagtattcagacccttgactttttccacattttgttacattacagccttatttaaaatggattaaatacttatgtacatgtgatattccagttttttttttttttataaattaaaactttctaaaaaccagtttttgctatgtcattatgaggtattgtgtgtagattgatgaggtaaaaaaTAACTAtttatctattttagaataaggctgtaacgtaacaaaatgtggaaaaagtcaagaggtctgaatactttccgaaggcactgtaatacACTGAACTTCAGGGTAACACGTTACCACTTCATCCAGGTATAATTCTTTCTAAATTGTTATCAGCATATCAGCATCGAAAATGTATAATGTAATACAACAAGGCTCACGGTGTTATGTTTCTCTATGCATACCTTTTTCAACTGTCTCAAATTGGCTGTTATTTAGTCCTGATCATGAACAAAAAGCAGGTGCGGTTCCTGAAACTGGTGCAGTTCCTAATTACACAATTAACATCTCATCATGTATAAAAAtactgggcaggccattattttagaccattattttggctaccgtggctatgcccccataggaagACAACGCGCCCATCCACAAGgcatgagtggtcactgaatggtttgacgagcatgaaaacgatgtaagcCAAAcaccatggccgtctcagtcaccacaTCTCAACCCAGTttaacacttatgggagattctggagcgacgCCTGAGACACTGttctccaccaccatcaacaaaacaccaaatgatggaatttctcgtagaataatggtgtcacatccctccaagaGAGTtcccagacacttgtagaatctatgccattgtgcgttgaagctgttctggctcgtggtgccccaacgaccctattaagacactttatgttggcgtTTCCTTCATTTTGACACAGGCACACCACCAACATGTACACACGTGTTCCAATTTACACATATGGGGTGTCATGGGAGTTTGGATAAAGACTGAATAACCCCCCTGTTTATGGCTTCTTGTGAGTCATTGTGAGTCATTCTATAGCAGGGTGTCTAACTCAACATAATAACCATGGGCAGGTCACTTTGTGTATAGATAACAGGGCAGTAAAGTGGGCCTTGTTACACATCCCTGTGTTTGCCATGTCCTGTGCCCATAGCTTAatgatctctctctgtgtgtgtgtgtgtgtgtgtgtgtgtgtgtgtgtgtgtgtgtgtgtgtgtgtgtgtgtgtgtgtgtgtgtgtgtgtgtgtgtgtgtgtgtgtgtgtgtgtgtgtgtgtgtgtgtgtgtgtgtgtgtgtgtgtgtgtgtgtgtgtgtgggcgggcaTGTGTTGGGTAAGGTATGGCTAGAGCAACACGAGCATCTTTGGGAAAGTTCTCTTATTACCTGTACAACATTGTCCACACGTTCAACCATTAAAACTGTAATTATTAATATTCTATTTCAATATTTTCTTTGGTttaatcatagaaatagaatctcattctagttctgaggtTAATCACCGGGTATGTTTGATTTCCACGCATGTCGTTAGGTGATTCCGCCCCCGCAGATTCCTTCAGGCTCTGGGTACAACACACCCTGGCTTTAAAGGTATGTGTTCAAAGGGCCCGTTGATACAGGTGTAGTGAAACCACAACCCTTATCAGTCATAAAGTATGTATAATAAAGCATGACAACCGGACATGACAAACAGGGTGCAACCTGTGATAAAAGGAGGGACTTTCCTATCATACACTGCTCATTAGTGTGGTATGTCAGGAAGCCATTGTGCTGTGGGTTATGATTTGGCATATTTTAACAGCATGCTGTTACTGTATATTTCATTGGTGGATACATAACATAAGATATATTTGATAGATCTTTTCATTTATAGTGCTCTCATCTCAATTTGTACCTCAATACAAATTGAGATCTTACAAAGGACTTCACGGATAAAGGCTCTGATTAATAAAGAGAAAAGGGGATTAATATGAAGATCTGTATTTTGGTCAACGTAACATCAACATCAATTTTATCCATAACATTAATTTACCAATATATGAGAGAAAAACATATGGCTattgcagtggttcccaacatCTTTTAACCTTGGCACACCTTGATGGGATATAAAATTGCGCCCGAGTGgcctaagacactgcatctcagtgcaaaaggcatcattgcagtacctggtttgaatccaggctgcatcacatccggccgtgattgggagtcccatagggtggcacacaattggcccagtgtcgtccgggtttggctggggtaggccgtcattgtaaataagaatttgcccttaactgacttgcctagttaaataaaataaaattcagCTGCACACCTAAAATAACCCCATCTCATCTTTTCCAAACTGAAAAAATCATACATTTGTGACAAGTGTTCTTACAGGTGAATTAGGATTATTTGATagttaatcaaatgttattggtcacatacacgtgtttaacagatgttattgcaggtgtagaaaAATGTGTGTTTAGAGTCTGATTAGGCTTAGCCAGAGTCATGTATTTCTTATGACTCTGGGCTTAGCTATACCACTGCCATAGAAAGATAGTTCATTTGTGTTTACCCCTTTTCACAGACAAAGTGAAATTAAACAAATGACTTTGCTTGTGATGTGCGCCCCCTCAAATGATACAAATGTACCAACAGCCTGAGCACACTGGACATGAAACAATGATACGGATGTAACCATGTACTAATTCATGTATTATCTGACCAGTACTAGTGCTCCCAAGTCAAAATGCCATGTGCATTCAACAGGTTACGTTGATAAGtgagtgtaaaaaaaataaaaaataaatgatcaGGAAAAGTTCGCGGCACACCTGAGAGTTCCTGTTGAACACCGGTTGGGAATCACTGGGCGATAGGACCACATTTTCTTCAAAAATGTATGAATATTTATTCAAATAAATACACACTGAAATAGTAAATAATTTAAACATAAGCATGTATCCAAGAAAAACATTTTCTTGACACAAATAAATTAACACATTTTTGCAATGTCATTCAGGAGGCATCCCTCCTCAGAAAAGCGCACTTTGAAATACTTGAAAGTTCAAGGATTCAGTCTTGAGTTTGAGCATTTTAAATTCTCTTTTAGAAGCTTATCAGGGCAGAGGTTCCTAAGGGAATGCGCTGATCTGTCCCGAACAATCCTTCATCCACGGACCGGGTGACGTCTTTCTTTGGTCCAAGTTCCTGTTCTTCATGGTCCATAACTGACTCTGAAGGAGACGAAAACAGATAGGATTAAAACTATGTTTTACCGCCAGAATTTTAGTCACTCTCagtcagatatcattaacatggcataagttgtggcaaaatgtgtaaaattgcaggaaattcactctaaaactgcaaaaatgtctacCACTACGTGACAGAATGTGTAAACTTGTAGGACATTTTCTGTAGAactcaaaaaaaaaatctcttcCCCATCAACATGTGTAGAATTGAAGGAAATTAATTTAACTGAAAATGTTCTCTTtggatgtcaagagggggcgACTAAAATGTTAAGGCCGGGCTAGGCCTGGCCCTGATTGTAGGCATCTGTCAAACAGTAAAAGTAGGCAAGTCTAACATGGTTAAAACCTTTCATAGGCCTGTGTATATAAGGGAAAGACcacatgtgttttttttctttcatgaGAGTACTTTAATAATGTATCTCCACTCAGGTGTATTTCAATAATTATATAAAATAGGCTATgctgaatattttttttaaacatttatccCCTCACCATTGTTTAAAACCGCTCTATGGTGCGTAATGGTCAATGCTCTGCGTCTTACCATATTCGGAGTGTGGTAGCTAATCTCCCAAAGCCATTCAGGGAGCTCTGGCCATGCGGCTCTCGTGCTGTCCCGGGGACCCGCTCTCGTCGTCCTGTCGCGTTTTAAAGTCCTGAATAGCCTTTCTGTTCTGGAAGTCAATCAGTGCCATGGTGATCACTGCATTCCAGCAGTTATCTTCACCGGAGCACCGAAAATCGATCTCCTTATTGTCCGTGGTAACAATGGTGAAGTAGACAAACTTGCCGGTGCGCTCAACACAGTCCACTTTCTTGATAGACTGGAGTTTGAGCTCCTTGCTCTTGGTTCGCTTCTGCGTGTCGGCGTAGATGTTGAGGCTATCCGTGGTCAGGACACACGTCTTCCTTTTCCAGAACTGAAGGAGGTTGTCACTCCTCTTCTCCAGCTCTCCCTCTTTCAGGACCTCGGAAATCTGCTCTGCTGacattttcatgtttttttttatcagTGATACAATTCGGGTTGTGTTTATAGTTTTTTGAGAGAAGCAGACGCTGGCAGAGGTGGTGGATTCCTCAGTTGTTTCTTCCCGAAGTCCTCGGAGAAGGAGCTTCTCAGCGGAGGCTTGATAATCCAGAGTTGCGTTATGAATGAACAGAGAGTGGCGGAGTTATATATATAGCAGAGCGTCTGGGCCCTTCCCACTTGACGTCAGTCGGTTTAGGAATGCATCAACAGTTGCCTGAGTAAGTCATGGTGGGCGTGGGGTCGGAAGTCCTGGCGCTGGGTTTAGCTAACTTGGAACTAATTACATCTCCAACATGTTAATTAGTAACCACGCATCCTACTTGAGGGCTGAATCCAAACATTGACCCCACACAGTAATGACTTTGACTCATGCTTTGAGAAAAACGGTCGTATTACCAGAAACCAAAAGGACTAGGCAATTCAGTCCATAGCAAAATCAGTTCTGATCATAAACATTCTTTGTGGGATAAATATCATTAGAAACGCAGTATTATAGCCTATATGTATTTATGAGGTAAAGGTCTGTTATTAAATATGTATTAATCATTTATTTGATGTTTCCATTTTAATTCCTCCCTTGCTGACTCTGCAACATGTGTGTCTGGGTGATGGGAAAATGGCAGACAACGGATTTCCATTCTAAATAAACTGATAATAAAGTATATTATATTCTTTTCTATCAGTATTCTaccagttacagttgaagtctgaagtttacatacacctcagccaaatacatttaaactccgtttttcaaaattcctgacatttaatcctagtaaaaattccctgttttaggtcagttaggatcaccactttattttaagaatgtgaaacgtcagaataatagtagagaaaatgatttatttcagcttttatttatttatttcatcacattcccagtgggtcaggagtttacatacactcaattaggatttggtagcattgcctttaaattgtttaacttgggtcaaatgtcgttttgggtagccttccacaagcttcccacaataagttgggtgcattttggcccattcctcctgacagagctggtttaactgagtcaggtttgtaggcctccttgctcgcacacgctttttcagttctgcccacacattttctataggattggaggtcaaggctttgtgatggccactccgataccttgactttgttgtccttaagccatttttccacaactttggaagtatgcttggggtcattgtccatttggaagacccatttgcgaccaagctttaacttcctgattgatgtcttgagatgttgcttcaatgtatccacataattttcctgcctcatgatgccatctattttgtgaagtgcaccagtccctcctgcagcaaagcatccccacaacatgatgctgccacccccatgcttcacggttgggatggtattcttcggcttgcaagtctccccttttccctccaaacataacgatggtcgttatggccaaacagttctatttttgtttaatcagaccagaggacatttctccaaaaagtatgatctttgtgcagttgcatgtgcagttgcaaaccgtagtctggcttttttatggcggttttggagcagtggcttcttccttgctgagtggcctttcaggttatgtcgatataagactcgttttactgtggatatagatacttttgtatctgtttcctccagcatcttcacagggtcctttgctgttgttctgggattgatttgcacttttcacaccgaagtacgttcctctctaggagacagaaggcgtctccttcctgagcggtatgacggctgcatggtaccatggtgtttatacttgcatactattgtttgtacagatgaacgtggtaccttcagccgtttggaaattgctcccaaggatgaaccagacttgtggaggtctacaatttttttctgaggtcttggctgatttcttttgattttcccatgatgtcaatcaaacagccactgagtttgaaggtaggccttgaaatacatccacaggttccCTTCCAATTGAATCaaaatatgtcaattagcctatcagaagcttctaaagccatgacgtcattttctggaattttccaagctgtttaaaggcacagtcaacttagtgtatgtaaacttctgatccactggaattgtgatacagtgaattataagtgaaataatctgtctgtaaacaattgatggaaaaatgacttgtgtcatgcacaaatcaaatcaaattttatttgtcacatacacatggttagcagatgttaatgcaagtgtagcgaaatgcttgtgcttctagttccgacaatgcag comes from the Salvelinus namaycush isolate Seneca chromosome 21, SaNama_1.0, whole genome shotgun sequence genome and includes:
- the phlda2 gene encoding pleckstrin homology-like domain family A member 2 — its product is MKMSAEQISEVLKEGELEKRSDNLLQFWKRKTCVLTTDSLNIYADTQKRTKSKELKLQSIKKVDCVERTGKFVYFTIVTTDNKEIDFRCSGEDNCWNAVITMALIDFQNRKAIQDFKTRQDDESGSPGQHESRMARAP